Proteins encoded together in one Telopea speciosissima isolate NSW1024214 ecotype Mountain lineage chromosome 4, Tspe_v1, whole genome shotgun sequence window:
- the LOC122659468 gene encoding zinc finger A20 and AN1 domain-containing stress-associated protein 7-like, whose amino-acid sequence MGGKAPENPSRCANGCGFFGKPATLNLCSKCYRDFSLQEAKRCSPIKTSKTVQLSLLPSTSSGSPVEISNPTVLAGAINESSPVVMMKNNKCMSCSKKVGLLGFNCRCGSTFCSKHRYPEMHVCFFNYKVVGQEAIAKANPLVKSEKIERL is encoded by the coding sequence CTGAAAACCCTTCTCGCTGTGCAAACGGATGTGGTTTCTTTGGCAAACCAGCAACCCTTAACCTCTGCTCCAAGTGTTATAGGGACTTCTCTCTCCAAGAAGCCAAACGCTGCTCTCCAATAAAAACGTCAAAAACCGTGCAACTATCACTCCTCCCCTCAACGTCTTCTGGAAGTCCTGTTGAGATTTCTAATCCCACAGTCCTTGCCGGTGCCATTAATGAATCATCTCcggtggtgatgatgaagaataatAAGTGTATGAGTTGCAGTAAGAAAGTAGGGTTGCTAGGGTTCAACTGTAGGTGTGGAAGTACTTTCTGCTCAAAGCACAGGTACCCTGAGATGCATGTCTGTTTCTTCAACTACAAGGTTGTGGGTCAAGAAGCTATTGCTAAGGCTAATCCATTGGTCAAGTCTGAAAAGATTGAGAGGCTATGA